From the Actinomycetota bacterium genome, the window TGACTTGACTCCCGGTGTCTCCAAGAAATCTTCCCTTGGTCCCCATGTAGATGTAAATCCTTTAAATCTATTCAGCGGCTTTGGCCCTCTCGTATTTAGCGAGAGATTCTATTAGATCGGGCCGATTAGGGTATTTTGCCAGGAGTTCTTTGTAGAGCTGTCTGGCTCTGCCGGCCCGTCCGGTTTTTTCATAAGCTTGAGCCAACCGATATTTGACCTCAGCGTCCTCGGGGTCTATTTGGAGTATCGTTGTGGCCTGCTCGATGGCCTCATCGTATTTTTCCAGCGGCATAAGCAGGCCGAGCATTCCCCTTCTCGGGTTGGTCGATAGCGGGTTCTTTCTGATTGCCCGCGAGTAATAGTCCTCCGCCTGGGAGACTATAGCCATGTCACTTGTGATCGTCGCGTAGACCCTGTATGAGGTTGCCGTCGCCAAAATCAAGTCGATATCATGCGGGTTGCTTCGCAAGCCCTCTTCGAGGACCGATATTCCGCTGACCACGAGGCCGGCGTCTTTGTTCGCCTTGCCTTTCTCGACCAATCCTATCGCCAAGTCGCGCCGGTATAGCGCCGCGTATGGATTGAGTTCGACAGCCCTGCCAAGAGCCGCTATCGACCGGTCTCTTAAGCCGGCGTTAGCACTGGTAACGGCATTAAGATATTCCGCGTCGGCGACTAGCGGCCTAAGCGCCAAGATAGCGACGACCGATGCCGACACAGCCACGAGCGTGAATATCTCGACATTTCGCTTTATGTTGATTGGTATAATATGGCGCTGGGGGTCTTTTCCCGCGGCTATGGCGGCGATTATTCCTCCCATAACGAATGCCGGTGCGGTCAATCCTATAATCGCCACTCCGAACAAGCCTTGTGCGATATAGCCGACGAGCGCGGCCGTTATACCTATGGCGGGGCGCTTTAGATCGCTATCCCCCTTAAGGGAACGTGCGCTCATCAGCACGATAGCGCCGACGATCCACAAAAATACCAGCAATCCCAGGAAGCCCGAGTTTACAGCTACTTGCAGGAACTCGTTGTGTGTTCGGTCCGGAATGGTATTCTTTTCGATTTGAGCCTTTTTCAAGGTCTTAAACGCGGGTGACCAGAGGTACATCTGGTCCGGCCCGTAGCCTGCCAGCGGACGCACCGCTAGCATCTCGACCGAACTTTTCCATATCTCGACGCGGCTCGCAGCCGTGCTCTGTGAAAGATCAGAGACAGAGACGATTCGCTCCGTGATTTCACTGAACTGCTTAGCCGCCTGCTGTTGCCCGCCGATTGAGATCAATATGAGTGTCAGTGCGAATCCGACGATTAAGACGGCGGCGACATTGCCGGCTGCTTTGAGCAGTTTATCCCGGTTCAAGAGGACTACTACGACGGCTCCGACGGCTATCGCCAGCCACGCGCCCCTCGTTTGCGAGAAGACGGCGCCGGCAAAGCCCATCATTAGCAGTAATGTTATTAGGGGTTTTGAGATGAACGGCAGGCGCTCATCGCTGAACAGGTAATGGAGGAGGAGCGGGGTCATCATCGCTACGTAGCCGCCGAAGAATACCGGGTTGCCCAGCGTCGACCGGCTTCTTCCTTCAAAGAGGCGCATGGATTCCGGGAGAATATCGAGCCCCAGGTTCTGCGCGATGCCGTACAGGGTTATTAGTCCGAAAGCTATGAAAGACGCCGAGATTAACTTATTGATCCAGGCTTTTGTATCTAAAAACTGCGATGCCATGAAGGCGATGATCGTATAGCTCAATAGAGTCGGCAGGTTCTCGTAGCGCGCGTACTCGCCGACGATGCTTGCGAGAGGCACCGGCGATACGATTACGGCTATCGTTGTCATTATGGCGAATGCAATAAGCGGTTTGTTTAGAGCCGTCTTTTTAATCGCGATTTCGCCGGCAAAAAGGGTTCTCCCTATATAGCTGGTTACCATGGTTAGAACGAGCCAGTACAGAAAGACTGCTTTGGGCAGGTCGAACGCATCGAAGTTTACCGGTGACATCATGAGCGGCAGGAACGCCGCCGCGCCCACTATCGACCAGCGAATGACATCGTCAAAGACGTCTGTTATGCGGGTTGTTTTTTCTTCCACTAAATCACACCTAACCAGCCTCAGTGCGCTTACCCGCGTCAAGAGCAAGCGGCTAAGCTGCAGGTTAAACTATTTATTGCTCTTCTATTATTAACAGATTGTGAACACCGTGTCAAAGTGAAAAAAGTTGACGGGCGCTTAGTTGAAAGAAGCTGTTTAACTGCTATGACGCCGGCTTTTAGGGGGACGGTTTTCGGTCCGGGCATGGCTGCCCTGGGAGGGTGTGCTTGTTTGCGTCCGCGATGGGCCGCGATGGGCGCGCGCATGAAAAAACCAGCCACAAGCTATTCCTGACAGCCGAAACTTGGGAAGTTTCGATTTAAGAGCTTGTGGCTGGTGTGCCCCCTAGATAAACCGCTGCAAGCGGTCTATTCGTTATTTAATTAGCAATATCTTAATCGACACGAGTCTTATTGTCAACAAAACACCGAGATGATTTTATTATATTATAATATATTATGCTAAATCTGCGCGAATCGGCATGGAAAATAATCGCGTTTGCTTAAAAGAATGTTTGATAATTATCAATAGCTAGATTATAATTTATTTATAATTGTAAATACGACTACGAAGGATGGTGGTTATCGGTGCAAAAGTTGTCGAAGCCCACACCCGCAGCGGTGCTGCATCGCCTGTCGCTCTACCACTGCTTGTTGACGGATTGGTTATTGGCGGGCAAGAAAGGCGCCATAACGTCGAAGGAATTAGCCGGCACCCTCGGCTTAAACGAAGTCACCGTCAGAAACGATCTTTCGTTCCTGGGGGAGACCCCGGGCAAGCGAGGCGTGGGCTACAGCATAGACGGTTTGCGCCATATGCTCGGTGAGTTTCTCGGGCTGCCGCCGTTTGCGCCTGTCGCTTTTGTCGGCTCGGCCAAGGTGATAAGTTCGCTCTTCAGTTTCTTCTTGGTCGAGAAGTACGGGTTTATATCCGCCGCATTCTTCTCGGAAGACCCGAACGACCGCGGGGCGGTCATCAACGGCAGGGAGGTTCAGCCAATCGAAGGGATCTCGCACGAGCTGGGAGCCATGGGTATCGAAGTGGCGGTTGTCGCTACTCACCCGAGTTGGGTTCAACATAGCATCAATTTGCTTGTGGCTGCGGGAGTCAAGGGAATCTTGCTTCTGACGCCGGCGGTAGTCATCGATGCGCCGGAAGGCGTCTATGTCACGCAGATAAGGATACCGTGCGACCTCAAAGCGCTCTTCCACCGGGTAAGC encodes:
- a CDS encoding O-antigen ligase family protein, with product MEEKTTRITDVFDDVIRWSIVGAAAFLPLMMSPVNFDAFDLPKAVFLYWLVLTMVTSYIGRTLFAGEIAIKKTALNKPLIAFAIMTTIAVIVSPVPLASIVGEYARYENLPTLLSYTIIAFMASQFLDTKAWINKLISASFIAFGLITLYGIAQNLGLDILPESMRLFEGRSRSTLGNPVFFGGYVAMMTPLLLHYLFSDERLPFISKPLITLLLMMGFAGAVFSQTRGAWLAIAVGAVVVVLLNRDKLLKAAGNVAAVLIVGFALTLILISIGGQQQAAKQFSEITERIVSVSDLSQSTAASRVEIWKSSVEMLAVRPLAGYGPDQMYLWSPAFKTLKKAQIEKNTIPDRTHNEFLQVAVNSGFLGLLVFLWIVGAIVLMSARSLKGDSDLKRPAIGITAALVGYIAQGLFGVAIIGLTAPAFVMGGIIAAIAAGKDPQRHIIPINIKRNVEIFTLVAVSASVVAILALRPLVADAEYLNAVTSANAGLRDRSIAALGRAVELNPYAALYRRDLAIGLVEKGKANKDAGLVVSGISVLEEGLRSNPHDIDLILATATSYRVYATITSDMAIVSQAEDYYSRAIRKNPLSTNPRRGMLGLLMPLEKYDEAIEQATTILQIDPEDAEVKYRLAQAYEKTGRAGRARQLYKELLAKYPNRPDLIESLAKYERAKAAE